The Papaver somniferum cultivar HN1 chromosome 3, ASM357369v1, whole genome shotgun sequence genome includes a region encoding these proteins:
- the LOC113357401 gene encoding FACT complex subunit SPT16-like gives MYVEELQKKNQAWLGRMLMRATARKLLGEGQSWTADRSEKNGDHTEGCPSMVKLQKENKEPEIRNSTDKKGKSGVKDSSYLKGDAPPATTPVQLRLEKKKHRKTMLTDLTMLPKLVGGQGGENINGTLEAHVDGFRYTTSRPDFCLDFRYDALESAFFQEGDDRTPPFLHFRLRHSIMVGKEITEDIQFHLVSTPMGQKTSDRNDDLNIFVDKVRHKWRVGVVFQEVEKKHEFHGVLPSKASGVFALTYFSLVGLVGKPFIVVPLKAVELVYLEKVSPREIDMTVVFEDYNHQVFQINSIPLTSVADIKFCLDLGDVKYYENDKKQNWKSIMKGIGRNPQDFVEKGGWEILNANGSGGYEAESLDSSSEVDNDEYD, from the coding sequence ATGTATGTGGAAGAGTTGCAGAAGAAAAATCAGGCATGGCTTGGTCGCATGCTTATGAGAGCAACTGCCAGGAAATTGTTGGGTGAGGGACAGTCTTGGACAGCAGATAGGTCTGAGAAAAATGGTGATCATACTGAAGGATGTCCCTCTATGGTGAAGCTGCAGAAGGAAAACAAAGAACCTGAGATTAGAAACTCAACCGACAAAAAAGGCAAGTCCGGGGTGAAAGATAGTTCTTACCTGAAGGGTGATGCACCTCCAGCTACCACTCCCGTGCAGCTGCGTTTGGAAAAGAAAAAGCACAGAAAAACTATGTTAACTGACCTCACAATGCTTCCCAAACTAGTAGGAGGGCAAGGTGGAGAGAACATTAATGGTACCCTTGAAGCCCATGTGGATGGGTTCCGATATACAACCTCAAGACCAGATTTCTGTTTAGATTTTCGGTATGATGCTCTAGAGAGTGCATTCTTTCAAGAAGGAGATGACAGGACCCCGCCTTTCTTGCACTTCCGGTTGCGTCACAGCATAATGGTGGGGAAAGAAATTACTGAGGACATTCAATTCCATTTAGTGTCAACCCCTATGGGGCAGAAGACATCTGATCGTAACGATGATTTAAATATATTTGTTGACAAAGTTCGACATAAATGGAGAGTTGGCGTTGTATTTCAAGAGGTAGAGAAGAAGCATGAATTTCATGGGGTCTTGCCTTCTAAGGCGTCAGGTGTGTTCGCCCTAACTTACTTTTCCCTAGTTGGGCTTGTTGGAAAACCTTTCATTGTTGTCCCACTAAAAGCGGTTGAGCTTGTATATCTGGAGAAGGTTTCACCCAGGGAAATTGATATGACAGTTGTATTTGAAGACTATAATCATCAGGTTTTTCAAATCAACTCAATTCCCTTAACATCAGTTGctgacataaaattttgtcttGACCTTGGGGACGTGAAATACTATGAGAACGATAAGAAACAAAACTGGAAATCCATTATGAAAGGAATCGGAAGGAACCCACAAGATTTCGTCGAGAAAGGTGGATGGGAGATCTTGAACgctaatggtagtggtggttacGAGGCTGAGAGCTTGGACAGTTCTTCCGAAGTGGATAACGATGAATATGATTAG